Proteins encoded by one window of Cucurbita pepo subsp. pepo cultivar mu-cu-16 chromosome LG14, ASM280686v2, whole genome shotgun sequence:
- the LOC111810888 gene encoding receptor-like protein 12, giving the protein MLNKIAANGLASGVTTRPGNIPDCWENWESLQVLSLDNNNLSGMIPTSMGFLTILVSLHLRNNSLSGVIPRALQSCLELRALDLSLNAFHGKIPAWIGTSLLELMTLNLRSNELSGLIPKKLCDLSDLQIMDISNNNLSGSIPHCFGNFTSMATKRDLSQRFHFIFNNHSGSTFFENAYVSTKGGEHNYDTILSLMTSIDLSSNSLSGEIPEEITNLFALRSLNLSGNHLRGTIPDRIGGMKDLECLDLSRNQLWGRIPPSMSELTFLDYLNLSYNNLSGPIPTGTQLQRSTPFSFIGNELCGDPLNKSCEMEGVTPKFGNENGKESEGGSIIDEWFYLSLGIGFVFGFWGIWGPLLLSKAWRVKYFRYLASVCHKLA; this is encoded by the exons ATGTTGAACAAGATTGCTGCAAATGGGTTGGCATCAGGTGTGACAACTCGACCGG GAAACATTCCAGACTGCTGGGAGAATTGGGAATCACTACAAGTTCTAAGCTTGGACAACAATAATTTGTCTGGAATGATACCAACCTCCATGGGGTTTCTAACCATATTAGTATCGTTGCATTTACGAAACAACAGCCTTTCCGGAGTGATTCCTCGGGCTCTTCAGAGTTGCTTGGAGTTGAGAGCTTTAGATCTCAGTCTAAATGCCTTCCATGGGAAAATACCAGCATGGATTGGAACGAGCCTATTGGAACTAATGACTCTCAACCTTCGGTCAAATGAGTTGAGTGGTCTAATCCCGAAGAAACTTTGTGATCTTTCAGATCTTCAAATCATGGACATCAGCAATAACAACTTAAGTGGGTCTATACCTCATTGTTTTGGCAATTTTACGTCCATGGCTACCAAGAGGGACCTATCACAACgttttcattttatctttaacAATCACTCCGGTTCCACGTTTTTCGAGAATGCATATGTGAGTACTAAAGGAGGCGAGCACAATTATGATACCATCTTGTCACTCATGACTAGCATCGACCTCTCTAGCAACAGCTTATCCGGAGAAATCCCTGAAGAAATCACCAACCTCTTTGCATTGAGGTCTCTCAATCTCTCAGGAAACCATCTAAGAGGAACCATCCCAGACAGAATCGGAGGCATGAAGGATTTGGAGTGTCTTGATCTCTCAAGGAACCAACTCTGGGGACGAATACCACCGTCCATGTCGGAGTTAACGTTCCTAGATTACTTGAATTTGTCTTACAATAACTTGTCGGGTCCAATTCCGACAGGTACTCAGCTCCAAAGGTCTACTCCGTTTAGCTTTATTGGCAATGAGCTGTGTGGAGATCCATTAAACAAGAGCTGCGAAATGGAGGGTGTGACCCCAAAATTTGggaatgaaaatggaaaagaaagtgAGGGAGGAAGTATTATTGATGAGTGGTTTTATCTGAGCTTGGGAATTGGGTTTGTGTTTGGGTTTTGGGGGATTTGGG GTCCATTGTTACTCAGTAAGGCTTGGAGAGTAAAGTACTTTAGGTACTTAGCTTCTGTATGCCACAAACTCGCATAG
- the LOC111810364 gene encoding receptor like protein 30-like, whose product MVENFLLLLMLFIGTNILSSSGNSSEVLCIESERDALLRFKKELVNPLNRLWSWDVEQDCCKWVGIRCDNSTGYVKELILANNEFSEAYPLKGNVSDSILNLKHLTHFDLSNNDFEGVGIPSFLGSMVSLRYLDLSRAGFSGLIPHELGNLSNLNHLDLRSTLIPQLYAENLGWLHGLPSLLKLDLSYTNLSKASSWLLDINKLPSLQELHLSGCELVDFAPLDHLNFTSLSVLDISMNNFMSFLPKWISNLSSLVSLDLSYNHFQXNTSQRKGQLVKKKKNFNKFLEK is encoded by the coding sequence atggttgaaaattttcttttgcttctaATGCTCTTCATTGGAACAAACATTCTCAGCAGCTCTGGAAATTCATCCGAAGTTCTTTGCATTGAAAGTGAGAGAGATGCGCTTTTGAGATTCAAGAAAGAGCTTGTAAATCCTTTGAATCGTCTCTGGTCGTGGGATGTTGAACAAGATTGCTGCAAATGGGTTGGCATCAGGTGTGACAACTCGACCGGGTATGTCAAAGAGCTCATACTTGCAAATAATGAATTCTCGGAAGCTTACCCATTAAAGGGAAATGTAAGCGACTCtatcttgaatttgaagcacttaACTCACTTTGATCTTAGTAACAATGATTTTGAAGGAGTAGGAATTCCAAGCTTTTTAGGATCAATGGTGAGTTTGCGTTATCTTGACCTCTCTCGCGCAGGATTTAGTGGATTGATACCTCATGAACTGGGAAATCTATCAAACTTGAATCATCTTGATTTGCGAAGTACTCTCATCCCACAGTTGTATGCTGAAAATCTTGGATGGCTTCATGGTTTGCCTTCTCTATTGAAGCTAGATTTGAGCTATACAAACCTTAGTAAGGCATCTTCCTGGTTACTAGACATTAATAAGCTTCCCTCGCTTCAAGAATTACATTTGTCGGGTTGTGAACTTGTTGATTTTGCTCCTCTAGATCATCTCAATTTCACTTCTCTCTCAGTTCTTGACATTTCGATGAACAACTTCATGTCTTTCCTACCCAAATGGATATCAAATCTCAGTAGTCTTGTTTCACTTGATCTAAgttataatcattttcaagNTAATACGTCACAAAGAAAAGGTCAACTcgtcaaaaagaaaaagaattttaataaattcttagaaaaataa
- the LOC111809968 gene encoding transcription factor bHLH143-like: MVGTDNSRLDFEHFAWQLHNRDSMNAPVEIKQQESLQRNINCGNCILPTRVGGMQGFAIPPLPSFKVEQLNVVQESRQCLPPHFQNSLGTPMPWQKGKESMHYAHAGPSGMPVSKSNNGSYPKGFLIFDQSGNQKRLMYAPMCPPVYIPSTFAETKRCGWLEEEGAAGDINSVKYFPNTLSNENYVADGESEMHENTEEIDALLYSDYDCTSCSSDDEVTSTGHSPEMIHEHCEKDEQCQETTTEAASSNGPRKRQRVHDGGYVKSLPSTTASSARVELQKIVNDAESSCGMVHEEEAGTDVDFCHSSCKKDRIKETLRVLESLVPDAKGKDPLLVIDEAIDYLKSLKHEASALGVSCY; encoded by the coding sequence ATGGTTGGGACTGATAACTCTCGGCTTGATTTTGAGCATTTTGCTTGGCAACTGCACAATCGTGATTCCATGAATGCACCAGTAGAGATCAAGCAACAGGAAAGCTTACAAAGGAATATCAACTGTGGAAATTGCATACTTCCCACACGTGTGGGAGGAATGCAAGGGTTTGCAATTCCACCATTACCCAGTTTTAAAGTGGAACAGCTAAATGTTGTTCAGGAGTCACGTCAATGCTTACCCCCTCATTTCCAGAACTCACTTGGTACTCCAATGCCTTGGCAGAAAGGAAAGGAATCTATGCATTATGCTCATGCTGGACCTAGTGGGATGCCTgtgtcaaaatcaaataatggCTCATATCCGAAAGGTTTTCTTATCTTTGATCAATCTGGAAACCAGAAGAGATTGATGTATGCTCCTATGTGTCCTCCTGTCTATATTCCCTCAACTTTTGCTGAAACCAAGCGTTGTGGTTggcttgaagaagaaggggcAGCTGGAGACATTAATTCTGTCAAGTATTTTCCAAATACTCTGTCCAATGAGAATTATGTAGCTGATGGAGAGAGTGAAATGCATGAAAACACGGAAGAAATAGATGCATTACTTTACTCAGACTACGACTGTACTAGTTGTAGTAGTGACGATGAAGTGACTAGCACAGGACATTCTCCAGAGATGATCCATGAGCATTGTGAGAAGGACGAACAATGTCAAGAAACTACTACCGAAGCTGCTAGTTCTAATGGCCCAAGAAAAAGGCAGAGAGTGCATGATGGGGGCTACGTAAAATCACTGCCAAGTACTACGGCTTCTTCTGCAAGAGTTGAATTACAGAAAATTGTCAATGACGCAGAATCTAGCTGTGGCATGGTCCATGAGGAAGAGGCTGGAACAGATGTTGATTTTTGCCATTCTTCTTGCAAGAAAGACAGGATCAAGGAGACGTTGAGAGTACTTGAGAGTTTAGTTCCTGATGCTAAGGGAAAGGACCCATTGTTGGTTATTGATGAAGCTATTGATTACTTGAAGTCCTTAAAACATGAAGCTAGCGCTCTAGGTGTGAGCTGCTATTAG